The following are from one region of the Pseudomonas putida genome:
- the argF gene encoding ornithine carbamoyltransferase, which yields MSARHFLSLLDFTTDELLGVIRRGIELKDLRKRGVLFEPLKNRVLGMIFEKSSTRTRVSFEAGMIQLGGQAIFLSPRDTQLGRGEPISDSAIVLSSMLDVVMIRTHAHTTLTEFAANSRVPVINALSDESHPCQLLADMQTFLEHRGSIQGKTVAWIGDGFNMCNSYIEAARQFDFQLRIACPEGYEPDPRFMAIGGDHVQIVRDPKEAVRGAHLVTTDVWTSMGQEEETARRLAHFAPYQVTRELLDLAAPDALFMHCLPAHRGEEISHDLLDDPRSVAWDQAENRLHAQKALLEFLVEPAYHHA from the coding sequence ATGAGCGCTAGGCACTTTCTCTCCCTGCTGGACTTCACCACCGACGAATTGCTCGGTGTGATCCGCCGCGGCATCGAGCTGAAGGACCTGCGCAAGCGAGGCGTGCTGTTCGAGCCCCTGAAGAACCGCGTGCTGGGCATGATCTTCGAAAAGTCCTCGACCCGTACCCGCGTGTCGTTCGAGGCGGGCATGATCCAGCTCGGCGGCCAGGCCATCTTCCTGTCCCCACGCGACACCCAGCTGGGCCGTGGCGAGCCGATCAGCGACAGCGCCATCGTGCTGTCGAGCATGCTCGACGTGGTGATGATCCGTACCCACGCCCACACCACCCTGACCGAATTCGCCGCCAACTCGCGTGTGCCGGTGATCAACGCGCTGTCCGACGAGTCGCACCCATGCCAGTTGCTGGCCGACATGCAGACCTTCCTCGAACACCGCGGCTCGATCCAGGGCAAGACCGTCGCCTGGATCGGCGATGGCTTCAACATGTGCAACTCGTACATCGAGGCTGCCAGGCAGTTCGACTTCCAGCTGCGCATCGCCTGCCCGGAAGGCTACGAGCCGGACCCACGCTTCATGGCCATTGGTGGCGACCACGTGCAGATCGTGCGTGACCCGAAGGAAGCCGTGCGCGGCGCCCACCTGGTGACTACGGATGTCTGGACTTCCATGGGCCAGGAGGAGGAAACTGCTCGGCGCCTGGCGCATTTCGCGCCTTACCAGGTCACCCGCGAACTGCTCGACCTGGCGGCACCCGACGCCCTGTTCATGCACTGCCTGCCCGCCCACCGTGGTGAGGAAATCAGCCATGACCTGCTCGACGACCCACGTTCGGTCGCCTGGGACCAGGCTGAAAACCGCCTGCATGCACAGAAGGCCCTTCTCGAATTCCTTGTAGAACCGGCTTACCACCACGCATGA